Proteins encoded together in one Gammaproteobacteria bacterium window:
- a CDS encoding DNA polymerase III subunit chi: MLRIDFHILNHSKNDAFHYLAKLVEKVFLLKKPIFVFTSSFNESKVIDDLLWSFRANSFVPHHIVEDMGEEAPILISHTKIPRVKEVLINLTPSIPEFYGQFSRIIEMVYNDEQIKQANRLKYREYQKLECELHTFRS, encoded by the coding sequence ATGCTACGAATTGATTTCCACATTCTCAATCATTCTAAAAATGATGCATTCCATTACTTAGCCAAATTAGTAGAAAAAGTCTTTTTATTAAAAAAACCTATCTTTGTCTTCACTTCAAGTTTTAACGAATCAAAGGTAATCGACGATTTACTATGGTCTTTTCGGGCTAACAGTTTTGTGCCGCACCATATCGTAGAGGATATGGGCGAAGAGGCGCCTATCCTCATTAGTCACACCAAAATTCCTAGGGTTAAAGAGGTTTTAATTAATCTTACCCCTTCAATTCCTGAATTTTATGGGCAATTTTCCCGAATTATAGAAATGGTCTATAACGATGAGCAAATTAAACAAGCTAATCGATTGAAGTACCGCGAATACCAGAAATTAGAATGTGAACTACATACTTTTCGCTCATAA
- a CDS encoding valine--tRNA ligase: MEKTYQPEQIEQRWYQSWEKSDYFAPSFEGKPYCIMLPPPNVTGTLHMGHGFQISLMDALIRYHRMMGFNTHWQVGTDHAGISTQMVVELQIAKEGLTRHSLGREAFIRRVWDWKDQSDSTIKQQLRRMGASVDWKQERFSLDEGLTEAVKQVFVTLYEEGLIYKGQRLVNWDPVLHTAISDLEVIPHEETGSLWYIRYPLEDNSGHLVVATTRPETLLGDVAVAVNPEDERYQHLVGKNLILPLVNRKIPIIADDSVAKDFGTGCVKITPAHDFNDYAMGERHELSRINIFTIDAKINEQAPPAYQGLDRFEARKRIVADLADLDLLEQITPHQLSVPRGEKSGAVIEPYLTTQWFIRAKPLATPAIEAVKNDLIKFVPETWEKIYFQWLDNIQDWCISRQLWWGHRIPAWYDEEGNIYVGKDEEDARCRNNVAPSVTLKQDDDVLDTWFSAALWPFATLGWPEETQELRTFYPTSVLVTGFDIIFFWVARMIMMGLKFKGQIPFETVYITGLIRDSEGQKMSKSKGNTLDPIDLIDGISLEQLLKKRTQNLLHPKDAARITKMTTTEFPDGIPAYGTDSLRFTYYALASTGRDVRFDLGRIEGYRNFCNKLWNAARFVLMNTETHTIQAGSPRVYSLADRWIRSQLQHTIQKVHHYFQSYRFDLLAHTIYEFIWNEYCDWYLELSKPILYATEENTYKESTRFTLIDILETLLRLTHPLMPFITEEIWQRVAGVIEKAGNTIMLEQYPLYDQPAVDLEAEQNIELLKNIVIAIRNIRGEMNVAPNRTISLIFSKGNTAMKDRINELSIYIKTLAKVDKISWTTEIPVAVATALVEDLELFIPMADLIDKQAEVTRLAKEIHKLEADLAKCKIKLNNPSYVSKAPPHVVEQEKSRAEEIETAINKLQARLIMIDNIEDKVTE; this comes from the coding sequence ATGGAAAAGACATATCAACCTGAACAAATTGAGCAACGCTGGTACCAATCCTGGGAAAAATCGGATTATTTTGCCCCTAGTTTTGAAGGCAAGCCTTACTGCATCATGCTGCCCCCTCCCAATGTGACGGGAACCTTGCACATGGGGCATGGTTTTCAAATCAGTCTTATGGATGCCTTAATCCGTTATCATAGAATGATGGGCTTCAACACTCACTGGCAGGTAGGAACCGATCACGCCGGTATTTCGACTCAAATGGTGGTAGAACTTCAGATAGCTAAAGAAGGCTTAACTCGCCACAGTCTAGGGCGAGAGGCATTTATTCGTCGTGTATGGGATTGGAAAGATCAGTCAGATAGCACCATTAAACAGCAGCTACGCAGAATGGGCGCCTCTGTGGATTGGAAACAAGAGAGATTTTCTTTAGACGAAGGTCTTACCGAAGCGGTGAAGCAAGTTTTTGTAACGTTATACGAAGAGGGATTGATTTACAAAGGTCAACGGCTAGTTAACTGGGACCCCGTCTTACATACCGCCATCTCTGATTTAGAGGTGATCCCCCATGAAGAAACCGGTTCATTATGGTATATCCGTTATCCTTTAGAGGACAATTCAGGCCACCTTGTCGTAGCGACTACCCGACCAGAAACGCTGCTGGGAGACGTAGCAGTAGCCGTGAACCCAGAAGATGAGCGATATCAACATCTGGTAGGCAAAAATTTAATTCTACCCCTCGTTAATCGTAAAATACCCATCATCGCAGATGATAGCGTTGCCAAAGATTTTGGTACCGGCTGCGTTAAAATCACCCCTGCTCACGATTTTAATGATTATGCTATGGGTGAAAGACACGAACTATCACGTATTAATATCTTTACCATCGATGCGAAAATAAATGAGCAAGCCCCCCCGGCGTATCAAGGATTAGATAGATTTGAAGCTAGAAAGCGTATTGTTGCAGATTTAGCTGACCTCGATCTTCTAGAGCAAATTACCCCCCATCAATTGAGTGTTCCTCGCGGGGAAAAATCCGGCGCTGTTATAGAACCGTATTTAACTACTCAATGGTTTATTCGCGCAAAACCCTTAGCCACCCCCGCTATTGAAGCGGTTAAAAACGACCTCATTAAATTCGTGCCTGAGACGTGGGAAAAAATCTATTTTCAATGGCTAGATAACATTCAAGATTGGTGTATTAGTCGCCAACTCTGGTGGGGGCATCGCATTCCTGCTTGGTATGATGAAGAGGGAAATATTTATGTTGGTAAAGATGAAGAAGATGCACGGTGCAGAAATAATGTCGCGCCTTCTGTAACCTTAAAACAAGATGACGATGTATTAGATACCTGGTTTTCCGCAGCGTTATGGCCATTTGCTACGCTGGGCTGGCCAGAAGAAACACAAGAATTACGCACATTTTATCCTACCAGCGTCCTTGTTACCGGATTCGACATCATATTTTTCTGGGTAGCACGTATGATAATGATGGGCCTTAAATTTAAGGGGCAAATTCCTTTTGAGACTGTTTACATTACCGGACTGATCCGAGACAGTGAAGGTCAGAAAATGTCAAAGTCCAAAGGAAATACCCTAGATCCTATTGATTTGATTGATGGCATTTCTCTCGAACAATTGCTAAAAAAACGCACTCAGAATCTGCTCCACCCAAAAGATGCAGCACGCATCACCAAAATGACTACCACTGAATTTCCAGATGGCATACCTGCCTACGGAACAGACTCATTACGTTTTACTTATTACGCACTGGCATCAACAGGTCGAGACGTGCGTTTTGATTTAGGACGAATAGAAGGCTATAGAAATTTTTGCAATAAATTATGGAATGCAGCACGTTTTGTTCTAATGAATACCGAAACCCATACGATACAAGCGGGGTCACCCCGCGTTTATAGCTTGGCGGATCGTTGGATAAGAAGTCAGCTACAACATACCATTCAAAAAGTTCATCATTATTTTCAAAGCTATCGTTTTGATCTGTTAGCACATACTATTTATGAATTTATTTGGAATGAATATTGCGATTGGTATCTTGAACTTTCTAAACCCATACTATATGCCACGGAAGAAAACACTTATAAAGAAAGCACCCGCTTTACTTTAATTGATATCTTAGAAACTCTCCTTCGGTTAACCCATCCTCTTATGCCCTTTATTACTGAAGAAATTTGGCAACGCGTTGCAGGGGTGATTGAGAAAGCAGGTAATACTATCATGTTGGAGCAATATCCACTTTATGATCAGCCTGCTGTGGACCTTGAGGCCGAACAGAATATTGAGCTACTCAAAAACATCGTGATAGCAATTCGTAATATACGAGGTGAAATGAATGTGGCGCCTAATCGCACCATTTCATTGATCTTTAGTAAGGGTAATACCGCAATGAAGGATCGAATTAACGAGCTATCAATCTATATCAAAACACTTGCCAAGGTAGATAAGATAAGTTGGACGACAGAAATCCCGGTTGCTGTTGCCACCGCGCTGGTCGAAGACTTAGAGCTTTTTATTCCCATGGCAGATTTAATAGATAAGCAGGCTGAAGTAACCCGTCTTGCTAAAGAAATTCACAAATTAGAAGCTGATTTAGCTAAATGTAAAATTAAATTAAACAATCCTAGTTATGTTTCAAAAGCGCCCCCCCATGTCGTTGAGCAGGAAAAGAGCCGTGCTGAAGAAATTGAAACAGCGATTAATAAACTTCAAGCACGTTTAATTATGATTGACAATATTGAGGATAAAGTAACTGAGTAG